A part of Oncorhynchus kisutch isolate 150728-3 linkage group LG2, Okis_V2, whole genome shotgun sequence genomic DNA contains:
- the LOC109869461 gene encoding radixin isoform X3: MQSWSLPSSPTPPANSSLTRVLEQHKLTKEQWEDRIQTWHEEHTGMLREDSVMEYLKIAQDLEMYGVNYFEIKNKKGTELWLGVDALGLNIYEHEDKLTPKIGFPWSEIRNISFSDKKFVIKPIDKKAPDFVFYAPRLRINKRILALCMGNHELYMRRRKPDTIEVQQMKAQAREEKHHKQMERAQLENEKRKREHAEKERAKIEKEKDELVERLRQIEQQTLKAQKELEEQTRRALELDQERKRAKEEAERLEGERQAAEEAKAALAKQSADQMKNQEQLAAELGEFTAKIALLEEAKRKKEEEATEWQHKAISAQEDLEKTKEELKSVMSSPPAPEHDEQDETNAEGSTELHSDGVTSHRSEEERVTEAQKNERVKKQLQALSSELAQARDDTKKTQNDMLHAENVKAGRDKYKTLRQIRQGNTKQRIDEFESM, translated from the exons AGTCTTGGAGCAGCACAAGTTGACTAAGGAGCAGTGGGAGGACAGAATACAGACCTGGCATGAGGAACACACAGGCATGCTCAG AGAGGACTCAGTGATGGAGTATCTGAAGATAGCCCAGGACCTGGAGATGTATGGCGTCAACTACTTTGAGATCAAGAACAAGAAGGGAACAGAGTTGTGGCTGGGTGTGGATGCACTGGGACTCAATATCTACGAACATGAGGACAA GTTGACACCAAAGATTGGCTTCCCCTGGAGCGAGATCAGGAACATCTCCTTCAGCGACAAGAAGTTTGTCATCAAACCCATCGACAAGAAAGCTCCA gATTTTGTGTTTTATGCCCCGCGGTTGCGGATCAACAAGCGTATCCTGGCGCTGTGCATGGGGAACCACGAACTGTACATGAGGAGGAGGAAGCCTGACACCATTGAGGTTCAGCAAATGAAGGCCCAGGCCAGGGAGGAGAAACACCACAAACAGATGGAAAG AGCCCAGCTAGAGAACGAGAAGAGAAAACGAGAGCATGCAGAGAAGGAGAGGGCGAagatagagaaggagaaggacgagcttgTCGAGAGGCTCAGACAGATTGAGCAACAGACGCTAAAGGCCCAGAAag AGCTGGAGGAGCAGACACGCAGGGCCCTGGAGTTGGaccaggagaggaagagagcgaagGAGGAGGCGGAaaggttggagggagagagacaggcagcggAGGAGGCCAAGGCAGCGCTGGCTAAACAGTCCGCTGACCAGATGAAGAACCAGGAACAACTG GCCGCTGAGCTAGGAGAATTCACTGCCAAAATCGCTCTGCTTGAAGAGGCCAAGaggaagaaggaagaggaggcGACTGAATGGCAACACAAA GCCATCTCAGCCCAGGAAGACCTGGAAAAGACTAAAGAGGAGCTGAAgtctgtgatgtcatcacccCCGGCGCCGGAGCACGATGAGCAAGATGAGACAAACGCAGAGGGCAGTACCGAGCTGCACAGTGACGGGGTCACCAGCCACCGCAGCGAGGAGGAACGTGTCACAGAGGCCCAGAAGAACGAACGCGTCAAGAAACAGCTGCAG gCTCTGAGTTCAGAGTTGGCTCAGGCGAGGGACGACACCAAGAAGACCCAGAATGACATGCTACATGCGGAGAATGTGAAGGCTGGGAGGGACAAGTACAAAACCCTGCGCCAGATCCGACAGGGCAACACCAAGCAGCGCATTGACGAGTTTGAGTCCATGTAA
- the LOC109869461 gene encoding radixin isoform X2, giving the protein MDAELEFAIQPNTTGKQLFDQVVKTVGLREVWFFGLQYTDSKGYSTWLKLNKKVTQQDVKKENPLQFKFRAKFFPEDVSEELIQEITQRLFFLQVKEAILNDENYCPPEAAVLLASYSVQAKYADYNRDLHRPGYLTSDRLLPQRVLEQHKLTKEQWEDRIQTWHEEHTGMLREDSVMEYLKIAQDLEMYGVNYFEIKNKKGTELWLGVDALGLNIYEHEDKLTPKIGFPWSEIRNISFSDKKFVIKPIDKKAPDFVFYAPRLRINKRILALCMGNHELYMRRRKPDTIEVQQMKAQAREEKHHKQMERAQLENEKRKREHAEKERAKIEKEKDELVERLRQIEQQTLKAQKELEEQTRRALELDQERKRAKEEAERLEGERQAAEEAKAALAKQSADQMKNQEQLAAELGEFTAKIALLEEAKRKKEEEATEWQHKAISAQEDLEKTKEELKSVMSSPPAPEHDEQDETNAEGSTELHSDGVTSHRSEEERVTEAQKNERVKKQLQALSSELAQARDDTKKTQNDMLHAENVKAGRDKYKTLRQIRQGNTKQRIDEFESM; this is encoded by the exons GTGGTGAAGACAGTGGGCCTCCGGGAGGTGTGGTTCTTTGGCCTGCAGTACACAGACAGTAAAGGCTACAGCACGTGGCTCAAACTCAACAAGAAGGTGACGCAGCAGGATGTGAAGAAGGAGAACCCTCTGCAGTTTAAGTTCAGAGCCAAGTTCTTCCCGGAGGACGTGTCTGAGGAACTCATCCAGGAGATAACACAGAGACTCTTCTTCctgcag GTAAAGGAGGCCATCCTGAATGATGAGAACTACTGTCCTCCAGAGGCAGCCGTGCTGCTGGCCTCCTACTCTGTCCAGGCCAAGTACGCAGACTACAACAGAGACCTCCACAGGCCTGGCTACCTTACCTCAGACCGCCTGCTGCCACAGAG AGTCTTGGAGCAGCACAAGTTGACTAAGGAGCAGTGGGAGGACAGAATACAGACCTGGCATGAGGAACACACAGGCATGCTCAG AGAGGACTCAGTGATGGAGTATCTGAAGATAGCCCAGGACCTGGAGATGTATGGCGTCAACTACTTTGAGATCAAGAACAAGAAGGGAACAGAGTTGTGGCTGGGTGTGGATGCACTGGGACTCAATATCTACGAACATGAGGACAA GTTGACACCAAAGATTGGCTTCCCCTGGAGCGAGATCAGGAACATCTCCTTCAGCGACAAGAAGTTTGTCATCAAACCCATCGACAAGAAAGCTCCA gATTTTGTGTTTTATGCCCCGCGGTTGCGGATCAACAAGCGTATCCTGGCGCTGTGCATGGGGAACCACGAACTGTACATGAGGAGGAGGAAGCCTGACACCATTGAGGTTCAGCAAATGAAGGCCCAGGCCAGGGAGGAGAAACACCACAAACAGATGGAAAG AGCCCAGCTAGAGAACGAGAAGAGAAAACGAGAGCATGCAGAGAAGGAGAGGGCGAagatagagaaggagaaggacgagcttgTCGAGAGGCTCAGACAGATTGAGCAACAGACGCTAAAGGCCCAGAAag AGCTGGAGGAGCAGACACGCAGGGCCCTGGAGTTGGaccaggagaggaagagagcgaagGAGGAGGCGGAaaggttggagggagagagacaggcagcggAGGAGGCCAAGGCAGCGCTGGCTAAACAGTCCGCTGACCAGATGAAGAACCAGGAACAACTG GCCGCTGAGCTAGGAGAATTCACTGCCAAAATCGCTCTGCTTGAAGAGGCCAAGaggaagaaggaagaggaggcGACTGAATGGCAACACAAA GCCATCTCAGCCCAGGAAGACCTGGAAAAGACTAAAGAGGAGCTGAAgtctgtgatgtcatcacccCCGGCGCCGGAGCACGATGAGCAAGATGAGACAAACGCAGAGGGCAGTACCGAGCTGCACAGTGACGGGGTCACCAGCCACCGCAGCGAGGAGGAACGTGTCACAGAGGCCCAGAAGAACGAACGCGTCAAGAAACAGCTGCAG gCTCTGAGTTCAGAGTTGGCTCAGGCGAGGGACGACACCAAGAAGACCCAGAATGACATGCTACATGCGGAGAATGTGAAGGCTGGGAGGGACAAGTACAAAACCCTGCGCCAGATCCGACAGGGCAACACCAAGCAGCGCATTGACGAGTTTGAGTCCATGTAA
- the LOC109904785 gene encoding probable ribonuclease ZC3H12C, translated as MGLKDHLEDETGHILNLELDLDYLHVEGTDRQASLSATVGTHSGALERDETEVGGTHSSVSSSSISSSSSCSNSSEESAASDSEDERGVQHGSGSDAQTTHPHPCHPAGQGPAQSPHSRDPKHSTNPFTEYRSKMEFALKLGYSEDLVLLVVRKLGPDALINDILGELVKLGTKSETDQAGGSATSHSPSSSSLSSSSLDSCRLDCSSQLLLDDKENIRPVVVDGSNVAMSHGNKEVFSCHGIQLAVDWFLERGHRDITVFVPAWRKEQSRPDTLITDQEILRHLEKDKILVFTPSRRVQGRRVVCYDDRFIVKLAYESDGIIVSNDNYRDLANEKPEWKKFIDERLLMYTFVNDKFMPPDDPLGRHGPSLENFLRKRPVIPEHRKQQCPYGKKCTYGHKCKFFHPERGSQPQRAVADELRAKNSSSSSTSSSKMVGEALMVKSHSMSSSSRVDGIPDPHQAPPKRQSDPSLCAPSYNDLLEERLGRRTKAEAHRGSSSSSSSSSLLASAPGGPPSSHGFSLQDWGNTSSRAPGLSGLGHSKSYSTCESPELSYHSLMGSYSSLSLVVPRSPDRLFPADLRTGSMVSDCSSEGSMSSDSFSPDPLLDDSLKCHYPHPHHHHHHCPSCYPHHPNHPPPGLTQHPHGGSHHGYPLAQSSLEDPPSSLHHFKAQLSYLPPHIQQQSVGSHSGYSGNYPPQPLSQTSSPHSHSHAHSSPLGHNLGGSTWQDNNSLYKQSPVHPRRIYPGPGQEQRLARWDPHYKHLPQACYEPFTFQSLPEGRKQPWHSPWPRGTHSPHPQSLSSSHLPPLTHHSTAPQHQEPPALGRYQDVRENVFVNLCNIFPPELVRVVMVRNPHVMDAQQLAAAILTEKSQAGY; from the exons ATGGGCCTGAAGGACCATCTGGAGGATGAAACAGGCCACATCCTCAACCTGGAGCTGGATTTGGACTACCTCCACGTGGAAGGCACCGACCGCCAGGCCAGCTTGAGTGCCACAGTTGGCACCCACTCAGGAGCATTGGAGAGGGACGAGACGGAGGTAGGAGGCACCCATAGCAGTGtcagtagtagcagcatcagcagtagtagtagttgtagtaactCCTCTGAAGAGAGTGCTGCGTCGGACAGCGAGGATGAGCGAGGGGTCCAACATGGCTCTGGTTCTGACGCTCagaccacccacccacacccctgTCACCCTGCTGGGCAGGGCCCGGCACAGAGCCCCCATTCTAGAGACCCAAAACACTCCACCAACCCCTTCACAGAGTATCGCTCCAAGATGGAGTTTGCCCTGAAGCTGGGCTACTCTGAGGATCTGGTTCTGCTGGTTGTGCGGAAGCTAGGGCCCGACGCCCTCATCAATGACATACTGGGAGAACTGGTCAAACTGGGCACCAAGTCAGAAACGGATCAGGCTGGGGGTTCAGCCACCTCCCActcgccctcctcctcctccttatcctcctcctctctggacTCCTGCAGGCTGGACTGCTCCTCCCAGCTGCTGTTGGATGACAAGGAGAACATCAGGCCTGTGGTGGTGGATGGGAGTAATGTAGCCATGAG CCATGGGAATAAGGAAGTGTTCTCCTGTCACGGCATCCAGCTGGCTGTTGATTGGTTCCTTGAGCGCGGTCACCGTGACATCACTGTGTTTGTGCCCGCCTGGAGAAAGGAACAGTCCAGACCGGACACTCTCATCACAG accaGGAGATATTGCGGCACCTGGAGAAAGACAAGATCCTTGTGTTCACTCCCTCTCGTCGGGTCCAGGGCCGCCGGGTGGTCTGCTACGACGACCGCTTCATCGTCAAGCTGGCCTACGAGTCCGACGGCATCATCGTCTCTAACGACAACTACCGGGACCTGGCCAATGAGAAGCCAGAGTGGAAGAAGTTCATTGATGAGCGGTTGCTCATGTATACGTTCGTCAATGACAA GTTCATGCCTCCTGATGATCCTCTGGGTCGCCATGGTCCCAGTCTGGAGAACTTCCTGAGGAAGAGACCAGTTATCCCAGAACACAGGAAGCAGCAATGTCCCTATG GGAAGAAGTGCACTTACGGCCACAAGTGTAAGTTCTTCCACCCTGAGAGAGGCAGTCAGCCCCAACGAGCTGTGGCCGACGAGCTGCGTGCCAAGAactcctcttcatcctctacGTCTTCCTCCAAAATGGTGGGCGAGGCTCTGATGGTGAAGAGTCACAGCATGTCCAGCAGCTCCAGGGTAGACGGGATCCCAGACCCCCACCAAGCTCCCCCAAAGAGACAGTCGGACCCCAGCCTTTGTGCCCCCTCCTACAACGACCTCCTGGAAGAGCGTCTGGGCAGGAGGACTAAAGCAGAGGCCCACAGagggagtagcagcagtagcagcagcagcagcctcctGGCTTCTGCTCCTGGGGGACCTCCTTCCAGCCACGGCTTCTCTCTTCAGGACTGGGGGAACACCTCCTCCAGAGCTCCAGGGCTGTCGGGGCTTGGTCACTCAAAGTCATACTCCACCTGTGAATCCCCGGAGCTAAGCTACCACTCCCTGATGGGGTCTTACTCCAGCCTAAGCCTGGTAGTGCCGCGGAGCCCCGATCGGCTGTTCCCAGCTGACCTACGGACGGGCTCAATGGTGTCTGACTGCAGCAGCGAGGGCAGCATGAGCTCAGATTCCTTCTCCCCTGATCCCCTGCTGGATGACAGCCTCAAGTGCCACTATCCccacccccatcaccaccaccatcactgccCTAGCTGCTACCCACATCACCCCAACCACCCACCCCCTGGTTTGACCCAGCACCCCCATGGAGGCTCCCACCATGGCTACCCTCTAGCTCAGAGCAGCCTGGAggatcctccctcctccctccaccacttcaaGGCCCAGCTCTCCTACCTTCCTCCCCATATTCAGCAACAGTCTGTGGGGAGCCACTCTGGCTATTCTGGGAACTACCCTCCCCAACCTCTATCCCAGACCTCAAgcccccactcccactcccacgcTCACAGCTCTCCTCTGGGGCATAACCTGGGGGGCTCCACCTGGCAGGACAACAACAGCCTCTACAAGCAATCCCCTGTCCACCCAAGGAGGATCTACCCTGGGCCAGGACAGGAGCAGCGACTGGCCAGATGGGACCCCCACTACAAGCATCTCCCCCAGGCCTGCTACGAGCCTTTCACTTTCCAGTCCCTGCCTGAGGGCCGCAAACAACCCTGGCACTCGCCCTGGCCCAGGGGGACACACTCTCCCCATCCTCAATCCCTTTCCTCCTCCCATCTTCCACCTCTTACCCACCACTCTACGGCCCCCCAGCACCAGGAGCCCCCTGCCCTGGGCAGATACCAGGACGTGAGGGAGAATGTGTTTGTCAACCTGTGTAACATCTTCCCCCCAGAGCTGGTGAGGGTGGTGATGGTGAGGAACCCCCATGTGATGGACGCCCAGCAGCTGGCTGCAGCCATCCTGACTGAGAAGTCCCAGGCTGGCTACTGA
- the LOC109869461 gene encoding radixin isoform X1 codes for MPKPINVRVTTMDAELEFAIQPNTTGKQLFDQVVKTVGLREVWFFGLQYTDSKGYSTWLKLNKKVTQQDVKKENPLQFKFRAKFFPEDVSEELIQEITQRLFFLQVKEAILNDENYCPPEAAVLLASYSVQAKYADYNRDLHRPGYLTSDRLLPQRVLEQHKLTKEQWEDRIQTWHEEHTGMLREDSVMEYLKIAQDLEMYGVNYFEIKNKKGTELWLGVDALGLNIYEHEDKLTPKIGFPWSEIRNISFSDKKFVIKPIDKKAPDFVFYAPRLRINKRILALCMGNHELYMRRRKPDTIEVQQMKAQAREEKHHKQMERAQLENEKRKREHAEKERAKIEKEKDELVERLRQIEQQTLKAQKELEEQTRRALELDQERKRAKEEAERLEGERQAAEEAKAALAKQSADQMKNQEQLAAELGEFTAKIALLEEAKRKKEEEATEWQHKAISAQEDLEKTKEELKSVMSSPPAPEHDEQDETNAEGSTELHSDGVTSHRSEEERVTEAQKNERVKKQLQALSSELAQARDDTKKTQNDMLHAENVKAGRDKYKTLRQIRQGNTKQRIDEFESM; via the exons GTGGTGAAGACAGTGGGCCTCCGGGAGGTGTGGTTCTTTGGCCTGCAGTACACAGACAGTAAAGGCTACAGCACGTGGCTCAAACTCAACAAGAAGGTGACGCAGCAGGATGTGAAGAAGGAGAACCCTCTGCAGTTTAAGTTCAGAGCCAAGTTCTTCCCGGAGGACGTGTCTGAGGAACTCATCCAGGAGATAACACAGAGACTCTTCTTCctgcag GTAAAGGAGGCCATCCTGAATGATGAGAACTACTGTCCTCCAGAGGCAGCCGTGCTGCTGGCCTCCTACTCTGTCCAGGCCAAGTACGCAGACTACAACAGAGACCTCCACAGGCCTGGCTACCTTACCTCAGACCGCCTGCTGCCACAGAG AGTCTTGGAGCAGCACAAGTTGACTAAGGAGCAGTGGGAGGACAGAATACAGACCTGGCATGAGGAACACACAGGCATGCTCAG AGAGGACTCAGTGATGGAGTATCTGAAGATAGCCCAGGACCTGGAGATGTATGGCGTCAACTACTTTGAGATCAAGAACAAGAAGGGAACAGAGTTGTGGCTGGGTGTGGATGCACTGGGACTCAATATCTACGAACATGAGGACAA GTTGACACCAAAGATTGGCTTCCCCTGGAGCGAGATCAGGAACATCTCCTTCAGCGACAAGAAGTTTGTCATCAAACCCATCGACAAGAAAGCTCCA gATTTTGTGTTTTATGCCCCGCGGTTGCGGATCAACAAGCGTATCCTGGCGCTGTGCATGGGGAACCACGAACTGTACATGAGGAGGAGGAAGCCTGACACCATTGAGGTTCAGCAAATGAAGGCCCAGGCCAGGGAGGAGAAACACCACAAACAGATGGAAAG AGCCCAGCTAGAGAACGAGAAGAGAAAACGAGAGCATGCAGAGAAGGAGAGGGCGAagatagagaaggagaaggacgagcttgTCGAGAGGCTCAGACAGATTGAGCAACAGACGCTAAAGGCCCAGAAag AGCTGGAGGAGCAGACACGCAGGGCCCTGGAGTTGGaccaggagaggaagagagcgaagGAGGAGGCGGAaaggttggagggagagagacaggcagcggAGGAGGCCAAGGCAGCGCTGGCTAAACAGTCCGCTGACCAGATGAAGAACCAGGAACAACTG GCCGCTGAGCTAGGAGAATTCACTGCCAAAATCGCTCTGCTTGAAGAGGCCAAGaggaagaaggaagaggaggcGACTGAATGGCAACACAAA GCCATCTCAGCCCAGGAAGACCTGGAAAAGACTAAAGAGGAGCTGAAgtctgtgatgtcatcacccCCGGCGCCGGAGCACGATGAGCAAGATGAGACAAACGCAGAGGGCAGTACCGAGCTGCACAGTGACGGGGTCACCAGCCACCGCAGCGAGGAGGAACGTGTCACAGAGGCCCAGAAGAACGAACGCGTCAAGAAACAGCTGCAG gCTCTGAGTTCAGAGTTGGCTCAGGCGAGGGACGACACCAAGAAGACCCAGAATGACATGCTACATGCGGAGAATGTGAAGGCTGGGAGGGACAAGTACAAAACCCTGCGCCAGATCCGACAGGGCAACACCAAGCAGCGCATTGACGAGTTTGAGTCCATGTAA